gaaagttgGGCTAGGCCATCGGGCTGTGCCTGTTGATTTGTTTCAGCCGTACAGCCAACATGTACTGCCCTGCTCTAGGGACACAGCAGCGAACAGAACGGACCAAGGGCCCCTCGTTGTGTGGCTGACGCTCACTGACAGCATTCTCCTGGTCTGGGAGAAGTGGACAAAGCAGTGATGCTTTGTAGAAAAGGCAAAGTAGAGCCAGCTTGGGGTTCTGCAAGGGGTGGTCAGTCGGGGAAGCCTCTAGAGCAGCTGGGATTACAGCACAGGCtcgggggaggtggggagatgtgAATGAAGGTAGAGGAAGCAGCCCGCCGAGGCCTGAGGCCGGAGCGCAGTTACTTGCGGGTCTGGAGCAGATGGGGagggtgtgcatgtgtatatgtgagagagagagtgtgagagcaagagagacagacacCTGGGTGAGGTCTGGTCCAGTTGGCCCTTGTGTAGGGGGAGCTAAATTGggcaggttgtgtgtgtgtgtgtaagacagCGTGAGGCTGGCCCTGTTCAGGGCTCTCGGCATGTTGTCTGTACACGTGTGGGGGTTTGTGCCATGCGCTGTGTGTGTGCGCGTACATACGTGTTGGACTGACAGCCTGGTACATCTGTGGCTCCTTTTGGCCATGTGTTTCCATgcgctcttgttctctctctctctttctctcttgttcagCCTCTTGCTCTCACTGTGCCCTCCTGACCTGCCGTGTGGCCTGTCACCACCTCTGTAACCTCTGTTCTCAGGGCCTTTGTGtacttcccctccccccaccttagCCACCCTTCACTGGTCACCCTCAAGTACCCACCGTGTTTCAGTTTGTAGGACCACTGGGAGCATCTCCCTTCCCGCCCCAAGAAGTGTGGAGAGGGTAGGGGTGTGGTCCTCATCCCAGAGAGGACCTGACCATGCGGGGCAGAAAAGGGGCCCAGACACCCCCCAGGGAGTGAGAGCCTGGCAGTGTCCCCAGAGAGTCCAGGTACAGGGGAGCATGGGGGCCTTCAGATGTCCCTGAGGTTGTTGAGCCAGAAAGAGAGGGGTTAGGACTCTGACTCTGGCCCTCACAGAGTAGTGAAGCAAGGGCGTAACACAGAGAGGGActagagcaggagagagggagcacaggAGGTGAGGCCTGCAGGCCAGGGCAGGGTGCTGGGCCTGGCCATCTCCCTGGGGTCCCCAGAGCTCTTATTTTGCTCTGACCAGGCATGAGAAGACCTGTATCCCTCCTACGACTGCAGGCTAGGATCACGTAGCTGCTCCCTCGCTCTACATGTGGCCAGGGTCCCAGGGTAACAAGGCAGAGAAAGTGCCCCGATACCAGCAATTCAAGCATATTTGTCTCTGTCCTTTGGGCCCATATCACCAGGTGCTTGCAGAActgtgggaggaaggggtggaCCGTGGCAGGAGGCTTAGGCAGAGGAGAGGGTGTCAGTTGAGGGTTGTGGGAGAGTTGCAGGCCCCAGGCCTCCTGGCCATTCTCCACGGAAAGGTCCTCTTCTGGCCCCACTTAGCTCTTTCAGCCAGTGCCCTACCCAGCTAGGGATCCCATTCCAGAGCACCAGGGCCTGGGGTACGAGGGTTCAGTGGGGGATCATGTCTTCTCCAGGGGCACATGGGGCTCTGGTCCCCCACCTTGTTGCCAGCCCAGCCAGGGAGGATCCTAGCCCTTCAGGGAACCTGCTGTCCTGTCCCGGGCCCCTGTCTGGCCTGTCTCTGCAGTGCCTCCTCTGGGCAGCTGGGCCCCAAGTCCTGGCtcccatctgtctgtctgtctcctgcCCTCCCGATACCCGAATGCCGCCTGCCCATCCTGGGGTGTCCGCTGCCTGCccgctgcctgcctgcctgcctgtagcATGCCCAAGCTGTCCGCATGCAGGCTGCTGAGAAGACCCCACTGCCTGtcccgctccccaccccccatcccaccaGCCCTTGGAGGGGCTGTGCCACCTGGATCCCCTCACCCAAAGGACACAGGCCCAGCCTGGTGTCCTGTCCCCCCACCCATTGGCCCCAGCTTTGCAGGCCAAGCCGGGAGGCTCAGAGATGAGCCTGCTGGCTAGAATGTGGCCCTCCCTGACCCTGGAACAGAATGTGGGGCAAGGTAGCCGGAAGCGTGGGGCCCTCGCCCATTACCCCCTGGGTGGTCTACTTGATTCTTACTGGGCAGCCAAGTACAGTGCTGCCAACAGGACCAGAACCCAGGCTGATCCTGGCGGGCATTCCCTCCTCGCATGGTCCTGAGTGTGGGCGCTGTGGCCCTGGGCCTGCTTCCCGGGCAGAGgcggggaggaaggggacacaTCGGGAAGGCTGCCTGGTTGAAGGATGCCGTCAGTCTCTGGGCCGTGATCCTGTGTCAGCATAGACTTGGGGACATCCCTCAGCCTCTGGGGACCACCCCTCCCTGCCAGCCCACTCCATCTATTTCCAGGTCAGGGGGTGAGAGAAGGACCCTGAGAGCGGCCAGGGAGACCCTAGCTTCTCCAgcccagtggggtgggggtgggggttctggGCTGGCCTATCTGATGCCAGGGAGGGGAAGACCAGAGTCCCAAGGCCCCGGAGTGTCAGCTGCTGGCTAACCCCCTCTCACCCATGGttctcacccccctccccagccctgcagctCCCGCTGGCCAATGATGGCGGCAGCCGCTCACCGTCCTCCGAGAACTCGCCACAGcaccccacaccccctgcccGGCCCCGCCACATGCTGGGGCTTCCGTCAACCTTGTTCACCCCCCGCAGCATGGAGAGGTGAGCTGTTGAAACGAGGCCAGGAAGTCAGGGTGGGGAGGGCCACTTTGCCTgccctggggaggagggtggtTAAATGTGCAGAAACCCCTGTGTGTTGGGGACTGGAGTGGTCTCAGTTTGGTTGGGATCTTCCTCCACCGGgacctcctccctgtcccccagcATCGAGATTGACCAGAAGCTGCAGGAGATCATGAAGCAGACGGGCTACCTGACCATCGGAGGCCAGGTACCACCCAGGTGGGGCTCGGTCTTGGGGTGGGGGCGCGGTGCAGAGGCTGGCACATCCTCCAGCTCTGGCTGTCCTTGCCAGCGCTACCAGGCAGAAATCAACGACCTGGAGAACCTGGGGGAGATGGGCAGCGGCACTTGTGGTCAGGTGTGGAAGATGCGCTTCAGGAAGACGGGCCACGTCATCGCTGTCAAGGTgagggctgcccctgcccccaggtgGGCCCCCTGCCCCAAGACCCTGGCACTAAGGCTTCCCTGGCTGTCCACGCAGCAAATGCGGCGCTCCGGGAATAAGGAGGAGAACAAGCGGATCCTCATGGACCTGGACGTGGTGCTCAAGAGCCACGACTGCCCCTACATTGTGCAGTGTTTCGGGACTTTCATCACTAACGTGAGTCCGCACCCATTGGAACAGCCTCCGATGGGGCCCTGCCGCTCTGTGGGCTCCCCGACTCTCTTCCTTGCCCATCTCTGGGTGTCTCCCCGGGGCTGGAGTCTGTGTGGGGTGGGCGCAAGGGTGCGGCTGCACCCAAGCCACCCAGTGCCGTCCCCACAGACGGACGTCTTCATTGCCATGGAGCTCATGGGCACGTGCGCTGAGAAGCTCAAGAAGCGGGTGCAGGGCCCTATCCCCGAGCGGATCCTGGGCAAGATGACGGTGGCGGTGAGCAGCCGGGCAGGCCTGCAGCTGGTTGggtgccaccccctccccccaccgagGCCCATCCCCCCGTCACGGATACCTTCCTGCTGTCCTCGTTACAGATCGTGAAGGCGCTGTACTACCTGAAGGAGAAGCATGGTGTGATCCACCGTGACGTCAAGCCCTCGAACATCCTGCTGGACGAGCGGGGCCAGATCAAGCTCTGTGACTTCGGCATCAGTGGCCGTCTTGTTGATTCTAAGGCTAAGACGCGCAGCGCCGGCTGTGCCGCCTACATGGCAGTGAGTGGGAGCCCCTCAGCTCCTCGGCGGGTGGGCATGAGGGCATCTGGTTGGCACACCTGCCCCGGCCCCTGGGGTACATCCTCCCCTTCTTGCCCCCATCAGCCTGAGCGCATAGATCCTCCGGACCCCACCAAGCCAGACTATGATATCCGGGCTGACGTGTGGAGCCTGGGCATCTCCTTGGTGAGTTGGGGCACCTGCCTTTTGGGCTGGGGGCCCTGTCTTGTTGGGATGCAGAGGGAGGCAGTAAGATGGGAGGGAGGAAGCCGTCCTCAGCCCGTCCAGCCCGCTCATCTCTCTCAGGTGGAGCTGGCGACGGGACAGTTTCCCTACAAGAACTGCAAGACAGACTTTGAGGTCCTCACCAAAGTCCTGCAGGAAGAGCCCCCGCTCTTGCCCGGACACATGGGCTTCTCAGGGGACTTCCAGTCCTTCGTCAAAGACTGGTGAGGAACCCCTGCCCCCGTCCTGCGCTCTGGGAGGCGGGGCAGGGTCAGGTGTGGCCAGGTGCTCAGAGCCGGGGGGTTTGGGGCTGGAGGGGAGTGGGGCAGCCCCCCAATACACACATAACTGTGGAAGTGGGAGCGGCTTTgggtgggaaggcaaactggaAGGCGAGTGCTCAGGGCAGGGATGGAGACAGGAGCCGGAGCCCTGGGAATTAGGAGTTGGGTTTGGACCCAGCCTGAGCTGGCCCTGGGCAGTTGGCAGGGTGGCCCTTGGGCTTTGCCATCGAAGGTTGTGGACAAGCAGATGCGTCTGCAGGGCTACGGGGTCTGTGCGTCTGGCAGCCACGAGCAGGATTGTGCCTACGTGAGCCCCACTTACCTCTCCCGTGAGCACCTCGCAGTCCAGTTTGGGTTTCTGTCACAGGTGGGATTCCCAAGGGCAGGCCCCGGGTCCTCTGGCTTTTCAGCAGGCAGCACAGGGCCATGAGCACACAGCAGCTCCTTCCCACAGATTCCAAAGACCCCTGTCTCAGAGCTGGGACACCTGAGTCTCTGGGGCAGCCGGGACCCTCCTTCCCCGACTCttacttctctttcctctctcttctttcagcCTTACTAAGGATCACAGGAAGAGACCAAAGTATAATAAGCTACTTGTGAGTACCTGGGCTCCTCCCCGCCCTCTCCCCTCCACGGggtgcctccctcctcctctaagCGCCCCCCCTCGGCCCCGCAGGAACACAGCTTCATCAAGCGCTACGAGATGCTGGAGGTAGACGTGGCTTCCTGGTTCAAGGATGTCATGGCGAAGACTGAGTCACCTAGGACGAGCGGAGTCCTGAGCCAGCACCACCTGCCCTTCTTCAGGTAGCCACGTGGTGGCGGCCAGCCCCACCGGGGCCAGGGGCATGGCCACAggcccccccttccccacctggCCACCCAGCTGCCCGCCAGGGGAGACCTGGGACCTGGACAGCTGCCGAAGGCTGAGGACAGAAAGTAGGGGGCGCCGACCCACCCCCGACCCCCTGCCCAGCGGCCGTGGACAGACGGGCTCACCAGGCCCCAGCCCTTCCCGTCCCGGGGTCAGCCGGCCTCCCGGGGTCAGCCGGCCGTGCGCGTCCCCCTGACAGACACTGTGAACGGAAGACAGCAGGCCACGAGCAGACTCGCTATTTATTCAGTCGTAACCTCTGGGCTGGGGCGGCCCCCAGGGGCCCGGAGAGAGCCGCCcgtccctcccctgccccgctCCGCAAACATGCTTCCTGCCTCCATTCCCCCTCTCACCCCGTCTACCTCTCTGgctttccccatctccctccctgcctctgcctctctcctggccACACTCGGGCTCTGCTCCCCCCACGCCCGGGGGGACTCAGTCCACTTAGGTCTCCAGCGAAGGCGAGTCAGTCGGCTGGTGTCCTCGCCCCAGGAAGGCAGGCTGGGCATTAACGACTGCAGCTGGGCCTGGGCtggtctctctctcgctctctctctcgctctctttctttctctctctgtctctctttgatCTCAGGGGGTCCTTTTTGgagtttattgtattttattgtactTGGTGGGGtgtctggggttggggggggagaaGAGCTTCTTCTCACGGGGGTTTGTCGGTACCTTCAGAAACTTTTACCAAAGTCATGTTTAGCTGCTTGTGGTGGAGCCCCCGACCGCCTGTGGGTCCAGGCGTCTGGGGCGGGGGGCCGAGCCCCAAAGGTGGGCTCTGGGGAGCTCCTCCTCCCTCGGGGCTGGAGACTGGCCAcagctggggcgggggctggTGAGTTGAGGACCTCAGGGGGCGTGGAGGGAGCCCAAGGGGCCGTGGCCACACAGGGTGGCCTTCAGGGACGGCGGGCGCAGGGCACGGTGAGGGCAGCGTACGCTGCCGCGGCAGGGAAGTGGTAGAGGGAGTCAATGGCAGGagccggggccctggggccccggggaaggcagggatggagggtgcaaggggtgggtgtggggggttCGAGGACGTGTGACAGGACGGAGGTGGGGCTGGCTGAGGGCTGGGCGTGTGCAGACAGTCACGCCCTTGGAGTGCCCCTGAGCGCCCGTCGACTCCCCCAGAGCTGGCCAGTCCGCAGGAGCCCTCTGCAGCAGCCCCGAATGGGAGGGGGTGTGTTTCCTTTTTGTTGGTGATGCATGCAAATCAAGtggacaacaaaacaaaacaaaaaccagaaacccACAGAACCACAAAACCAACACCAAAGGTGAGGAACTTGGCCGGACGTAGCGGACGCCGTCCAGGCCTAGGCATCACTGTATCCTGTCTGTCCTGTTGACTCTCGTTCCTGCTCCATACTCACAAAACGCCGCATGTTCAAAAGTACTCGAGTTCTCTGCTCTCTGTCCCCCCCCCatacccccctcccctgcctgggaGGGGAGCGGCCGCCTTCTCTTGCCCCAGTCCCCTTTGtgaggggatgggggcagggcggggggccaccaggcctggcctcccaccctccctcaccTGGCCCAGCCATGGGGGGACCTTAGTAGGTAGCTGGAAGGTTCTGTGGCTGGGTGCAGGGCTAGTGGAGGCCCTGGGGCCAGCCacctggatttatttttatttaactatttctgTTTTGTGAGTGTGTCTGCCCACCCCTGTCCTCCCTTCAGCACGAagtgggggtcctgggggggaacctcttcttcccctctgcctctttcctgtcctctccctctgttgccaGTCACCAGCCATCCTTCTCGACCAGGCAGAGGGTGGAGCGGGCaggcaggggcctggggtggcCTGGCACAGGCCACTGGCCCACAACCCCTTCTCTGGTCGCCagtattcccccccccccccaaagcccTTTTTAAAACGAAATGCCCTCGTTTGTAAATCCTTAGACGCTTGAGAATAAAACCCCTCCCTTTTCTTCCATCGAGTCTGTGGTTTGTCTTGAGCTTGGCAGGACCTGGCAgcaggaggtgggaaggggctgTGAGCCCTGACCTTGGGTGGGGGGAGCCCGGCTGTTCTGGTGGATGAGGCCTCTGCGTGGAGTGGAAACCGAAGCGGGCCCGGGGGCTAGTGGGGTGGGTGGTATTTGTAGTGAGGTGcccgccctccccaccaccccgaTCGCCACAGGTTGGCCAGAGAGGAGCCCTTAATCCCTGGCAGGCCTTGGGCGCCGGCTGTTAAACACCCCAGTCCACCGCCCCCGCTCCCTGCCTCCTGGGGTGGCCACTCAGCCAAGGACAGGGCCGCCTGCCCACCTGCCAGGCCTGGGTGCTGCCTGGCTGGCGCCGCTGCTGCCGGGGCGCACTCCACTGCCAGTCCAGCATGCTGGGTGCCACGCTCCTGCTGCTGGCCCTGCTCCCCAGGATCGCCTCCGTGCCCAGCGGGTCGCCTGGTACGTACGGGCCGGGGACGCGGCCCATCACCCTGCTGGCCCGTGTCGGCCTTCTTGGCTCCACTGCTCGTCTACCCTGTCCGCGGGGacgggtgggtgggaggtgggctcTGCCTCCAGCCCGTTTCCAGCTCCTGGGGGGAACCCCGACTTCTTGGGAGTCACCAGCAGTTACCCTGTGGCCAGGGACGTGGGAGAGCAGTGTACGAATGCTTTTAGGAAACGTGTGTGGGGACCATCCTACATGTTTGAGAACACTGTTTGACAAGGATCCcagctgagtgtgtgtgtgtgtgtgtgtgtccgtgtccTGCCCTCAGTCTGGGAGTGAGGAGCCTGGACAAACGGAGAAACCAAGACCCCGGTGGCTGGCTGGGCTGCCACTGTGCCAGAGGGGCAAAGGGGCAGCACCTGCCTTGTCCCCTTCCCTACTGGTTACAGTACCCTTGGAAGGGAAGGGGGCAGCAGCCCCCCCAAGCTGGCCCTACTGCCCCCACAGAGCAGCCCTCGCCCAGCCTGACCGCTGCCCCCCCATCAGGCACCCCTCATCTCTTCCCCGCCAGGGATGCCCAGGTCTGCTCTGGGTGGGAAGATCTAGGTCTGGGAAGGGGGAGTCCTCCCCGGAGGCAGCACGGTCGTGCTCCCAGCCTCGGCTGCTCGGCCGGATCCCCGACCACAGCAGCACCCCTTCTCCAAAGTTGGCGGGGAGGCTGGTTCGGGCCGGAGGGGCCAGGGGGCACGGGGCCTCCTTGGCGTCACCCTGTCCCCCCGCCAGCGCCTCCGTTCCCGGCGGCGCCCGGGCCCTGGCTGCGCCGACCCCTCTTCAGCCTGGAGCTGTCGGACGCGGAGGACGCCTTCCCGCGCCGCGCGGGGCCGCTCGAGGTCCCGGCCGACAGCCGCGTGTTCGTGCAGGTGtggcccggggcgccccggggggCCGGCCGGTGGGGGCGCCGTCGCTGACCacggccccgccccccaggcggCCCTGGCCCGTCCCTCCCCGCGCTGGGGCCTGGTCCTGCACCGCTGCTCCGTGACGCCGTCCTcccgcccggccccggggccCGCCCTGCCGCTGCTGCGCGGGGGCTGCCCCGCCGACTCCTCGGTcgtcctcccgccgccgccgccgccgccgccgcgcccgggcGCCGCCCGCCCCGTGCGCTTCAGCTTCCGCCTGCGCCCGGTCTTCAACGCCTCGGTGCAGTTCCTGCACTGCCAGCTGAGCCGCTGCCGCCGCCTCCGGGGAGCCCGCCGGACGCCCGCGCCTCTGACGCTGCCGCCGCCTTCGCTGGTGCGCGGGCCAGTCCGGGGCTGGGCTCCCCCGGCCTCTGCGGGAGCCGCCCCTTGCAGCCTGGGGACCGAGGGGCCCCTCGGAGCTGGGGAGAGTCCCTGGCTGGGCTGCTGGCTGGGCtcggggacggggtgggggcgcggggctCTGCCCAGGGTTCCCCGGGGCACCTTCTGGGACGCCTTGGGCGGAGCTGCGGTccctccagggctggggggctggggcagggcgcCTGAGGGGCCAGAGCTCGGCCTACCGTTCTCAGACAACCGGCGCGCGGCCTTGGGCCGAGTCCTCacggcggggaggggggctggggcaCAGGCGGGGGGGGGAGCTCAGGGCCGCCCGGGGGGGCTCTCCAGGCGCTCGCCGGTGCGACTCCCGGTTGCAGCAGAGCTGGACACCTGGAGCCCTCGGGAGCCCCAGAACAGGTCCCCGAACCCTGGGGCCTGACAGCCCCGGCCCTtgcctcctccccccctccccgcagtGTCAGCCTCGGGACGAGGCGTGCGcgggcggcggcagcggcagcggcgagAGCCTGGGAGCCGCCGGCCCCCACCTGCACACGCTGACGCAGCCGATCGTGGTCACCGTGCCGCGGCCGCCCCCCCGTGAGCGCGCAGTCCTCCCCCGcagggggcgcgggcggggggggggcagggcgcctgggggccccggggccgggccCAGCCTCCGCGTCGGACTTCCCACAGGGCCACCCAAGGGCGTCCCCGGCCGAGCCGTGCGCCCCGAGCCTCCCGCCCAGGCCCCGGCGGCCCTGGAGCCCGCGCCCGTGGTGGCGCTGGTGTTGGCCGCCTTCGTGCTGGGCGCTGCGCTGGCCGCCGGGCTCGGCCTCGTCTGCGCGCGTTCAGGTACCAACCTCGGGCCCGCCGGGACTTCCGCGCGGCCCCCGGCCCGTTCCCGCGCGTCCGGGACCCCGGGTCGCCGCGACCCAGCCGGCGGGGCCTGGCCACGCGTAGAGCTGCCGGCGCCAAGCCCGCGGCGGCCCCCAGGGGGCGCCCTTGGCCCGGCCCGAGCGCGGCACCCCTACCGCTCCGCAGCCCGCCCGCCTCTCCTTTCcagcgcccccagcccccggcccggccccgagGGACTCGCCCAGCggcccccagcccaggaggccccAGTGAGCAGGTAAATggtggcggcggggggggggggggtaggacaGCTGGAAGAGGGACCTGATGACAATGACTTCATCGGCTTTCCCTGTGCCAGGGCGTTTCATGCCTATTCATTAATTTGATCCTCGTAACAGCTTTCAGGTAGATGTGATTATAATCCCCAcattagaaatgagaaacatgAGGCACCCTCTGAAGTAACTTGGCAAAAGTCAcaacattcaaagaaaaaaaaaaaaaacagtcccaACATTCGgtggagctggaattcaaactcGGGCACCGGGTCCCCCGCGGCCAACCTCGGGCTCTGTGCCACAGAGGGGTCCGCAGGCGTCGGACAGACACGGGCCGAGGAGAATTCGCCGCTCAGCCCTAGCGCCCACCCTCACTCCCGCAGACTGCTGGCGGCCAGGGATGGGCCGCGAAGGGGGCGGCCTGCGTGGGGTCCTCTCCTCCGCTCAGCCCGGGGAGACCCTCCCCAGGGATGGAGACGCCAGCCACGGCCTCGAACCAGGCCCACCAGGACCCGACCGGCCGCGGTCGACCTCGGACCTGCTCCCTgagccctcccgccccgcccctcctcgcACCCTCCCAGCCCGGGCTCCAAATAAACATCTGGTCCGACCCGCTGAGTTCTGAAGTCTGCGTGTGCGCTTGGCGCGGGTGTAGGGGGCAGGAAGCAGATGGGGGCCAGGGGAGACCTAAGGGAGCTGTTCCCAAACAGACAGGCGCACCCAACCCCACCTGCTTGCGTCTGAACAAGCTCCGCttcatccccccccaccccgcacctgCCCACCCGCCTCCGGCGGTCTTCCCGGAGCCAGGCTTGGCTCTCCACCCCTGCCGCCTGGACCCTGGCCTCGCGAGGGCCTTGCCCAGTTCTGTCTAGGCTAGAGCTCTCCAAACGTCTCCTGTCCGAGTTCCTACCTCCCCTCGAGCGGGACCActagctccattttacaaatggggaaactgaggctcggctCGGCCAGATCACATGCCCTAGGTCCTACGGGCGGCTCAACCCCAACAGCCCAGGCTCCGGCCAGGATCCACCCCTTTTGGAGAAGCAACGCACACAGTAGGAGTCTCGCAAGACTCAGGCCCGGAacggagggagggcagggggtctAAGGTCTCGGCTCCAGGTCACGAATGAGAGGGAGATAAAATGCAGGCGGGGGTGTCTCATTCGCCGCCACCGCAGTTCGCAGGCCAGCCTCTCCGTCGGCTTCGGCTACACCGCTCCCTGCAGCCATAAACGCGGAGCCACGCCCCATCTGCTTCCGCCTCCGCGCGGCGCTTTCTGACCCCAGCGGCCTCCGTAACCCCGCCCACCAGGGAAACGGGCCCGGGGCGCCGACACCGTCCTCGCCGGCATGA
The nucleotide sequence above comes from Canis aureus isolate CA01 chromosome 19, VMU_Caureus_v.1.0, whole genome shotgun sequence. Encoded proteins:
- the TGFBR3L gene encoding transforming growth factor-beta receptor type 3-like protein isoform X1: MLGATLLLLALLPRIASVPSGSPAPPFPAAPGPWLRRPLFSLELSDAEDAFPRRAGPLEVPADSRVFVQAALARPSPRWGLVLHRCSVTPSSRPAPGPALPLLRGGCPADSSVVLPPPPPPPPRPGAARPVRFSFRLRPVFNASVQFLHCQLSRCRRLRGARRTPAPLTLPPPSLGHPRASPAEPCAPSLPPRPRRPWSPRPWWRWCWPPSCWALRWPPGSASSARVQRPQPPARPRGTRPAAPSPGGPSEQTAGGQGWAAKGAACVGSSPPLSPGRPSPGMETPATASNQAHQDPTGRGRPRTCSLSPPAPPLLAPSQPGLQINIWSDPLSSEVCVCAWRGCRGQEADGGQGRPKGAVPKQTGAPNPTCLRLNKLRFIPPHPAPAHPPPAVFPEPGLALHPCRLDPGLARALPSSV
- the TGFBR3L gene encoding transforming growth factor-beta receptor type 3-like protein isoform X3 — encoded protein: MLGATLLLLALLPRIASVPSGSPAPPFPAAPGPWLRRPLFSLELSDAEDAFPRRAGPLEVPADSRVFVQAALARPSPRWGLVLHRCSVTPSSRPAPGPALPLLRGGCPADSSVVLPPPPPPPPRPGAARPVRFSFRLRPVFNASVQFLHCQLSRCRRLRGARRTPAPLTLPPPSLRPQPPARPRGTRPAAPSPGGPSEQTAGGQGWAAKGAACVGSSPPLSPGRPSPGMETPATASNQAHQDPTGRGRPRTCSLSPPAPPLLAPSQPGLQINIWSDPLSSEVCVCAWRGCRGQEADGGQGRPKGAVPKQTGAPNPTCLRLNKLRFIPPHPAPAHPPPAVFPEPGLALHPCRLDPGLARALPSSV
- the TGFBR3L gene encoding transforming growth factor-beta receptor type 3-like protein isoform X7, with amino-acid sequence MLGATLLLLALLPRIASVPSGSPAPPFPAAPGPWLRRPLFSLELSDAEDAFPRRAGPLEVPADSRVFVQAALARPSPRWGLVLHRCSVTPSSRPAPGPALPLLRGGCPADSSVVLPPPPPPPPRPGAARPVRFSFRLRPVFNASVQFLHCQLSRCRRLRGARRTPAPLTLPPPSLGHPRASPAEPCAPSLPPRPRRPWSPRPWWRWCWPPSCWALRWPPGSASSARVQRPQPPARPRGTRPAAPSPGGPSEQFAGQPLRRLRLHRSLQP
- the TGFBR3L gene encoding transforming growth factor-beta receptor type 3-like protein isoform X6; protein product: MLGATLLLLALLPRIASVPSGSPAPPFPAAPGPWLRRPLFSLELSDAEDAFPRRAGPLEVPADSRVFVQAALARPSPRWGLVLHRCSVTPSSRPAPGPALPLLRGGCPADSSVVLPPPPPPPPRPGAARPVRFSFRLRPVFNASVQFLHCQLSRCRRLRGARRTPAPLTLPPPSLCQPRDEACAGGGSGSGESLGAAGPHLHTLTQPIVVTVPRPPPRPPKGVPGRAVRPEPPAQAPAALEPAPVVALVLAAFVLGAALAAGLGLVCARSAPPAPGPAPRDSPSGPQPRRPQ
- the TGFBR3L gene encoding transforming growth factor-beta receptor type 3-like protein isoform X2 — encoded protein: MLGATLLLLALLPRIASVPSGSPAPPFPAAPGPWLRRPLFSLELSDAEDAFPRRAGPLEVPADSRVFVQAALARPSPRWGLVLHRCSVTPSSRPAPGPALPLLRGGCPADSSVVLPPPPPPPPRPGAARPVRFSFRLRPVFNASVQFLHCQLSRCRRLRGARRTPAPLTLPPPSLGHPRASPAEPCAPSLPPRPRRPWSPRPWWRWCWPPSCWALRWPPGSASSARVQRPQPPARPRGTRPAAPSPGGPSEQLSGRCDYNPHIRNEKHEAPSEVTWQKSQHSKKKKKNSPNIRWSWNSNSGTGSPAANLGLCATEGSAGVGQTRAEENSPLSPSAHPHSRRLLAARDGPRRGRPAWGPLLRSARGDPPQGWRRQPRPRTRPTRTRPAAVDLGPAP
- the TGFBR3L gene encoding transforming growth factor-beta receptor type 3-like protein isoform X4; this translates as MLGATLLLLALLPRIASVPSGSPAPPFPAAPGPWLRRPLFSLELSDAEDAFPRRAGPLEVPADSRVFVQAALARPSPRWGLVLHRCSVTPSSRPAPGPALPLLRGGCPADSSVVLPPPPPPPPRPGAARPVRFSFRLRPVFNASVQFLHCQLSRCRRLRGARRTPAPLTLPPPSLRPQPPARPRGTRPAAPSPGGPSEQLSGRCDYNPHIRNEKHEAPSEVTWQKSQHSKKKKKNSPNIRWSWNSNSGTGSPAANLGLCATEGSAGVGQTRAEENSPLSPSAHPHSRRLLAARDGPRRGRPAWGPLLRSARGDPPQGWRRQPRPRTRPTRTRPAAVDLGPAP
- the TGFBR3L gene encoding transforming growth factor-beta receptor type 3-like protein isoform X5, producing the protein MLGATLLLLALLPRIASVPSGSPAPPFPAAPGPWLRRPLFSLELSDAEDAFPRRAGPLEVPADSRVFVQAALARPSPRWGLVLHRCSVTPSSRPAPGPALPLLRGGCPADSSVVLPPPPPPPPRPGAARPVRFSFRLRPVFNASVQFLHCQLSRCRRLRGARRTPAPLTLPPPSLCQPRDEACAGGGSGSGESLGAAGPHLHTLTQPIVVTVPRPPPRERAVLPRRGRGRGGGRAPGGPGAGPSLRVGLPTGPPKGVPGRAVRPEPPAQAPAALEPAPVVALVLAAFVLGAALAAGLGLVCARSAPPAPGPAPRDSPSGPQPRRPQ